The Lysinibacillus timonensis nucleotide sequence AATAACTCGCGAGCTTCTTCGTCAGAATTCGCAGTCGTTACGATCACGATGTCCATACCGCGTACTTTTGAAACTTTATCGTAATCGATTTCAGGGAAAATTAATTGTTCTTTTACACCTAATGTGTAGTTACCGCGACCGTCAAATGCTTTTTTAGAAACACCACGGAAGTCACGTACACGTGGAAGCGCGATAGCGATTAATTTATCCAAGAATTCATACATGCGGTCACCGCGTAATGTAACTTTAGCTCCGATTGGCATACCTTCACGCAAACGGAAACCAGCGATTGATTTTTTCGCTTTTGTTACAACTGGTTTTTGTCCTGTAATGATAGTTAATTCTTCTACAGCAGCATCTAATGCTTTAGAGTTTTGAACAGCATCACCAACACCCATGTTGATAACGATTTTCTCAACTTTTGGTACTTGCATAACTGATTTATATTCAAACTTGCTCATTAGAGCAGGAGAAACTTCATTTAAATATTTTTCTTTTAGGCGGCTCATGTTTGTACCTCCCTTCTTATTTTACTATTATTCGATTACTGCACCTGATTTTTTTGCAACACGAACCTTTTTGCCGTTTTCGATTTTATAACCTACACGAGTCGGCTCGCCAGATTTAGGATCGATTAGCATTACGTTCGAAACGTGGATTGCAGCTTCTTGGCTTACAATACCACCTTGTGGGTTTAACTGGTTAGGTTTGATGTGCTTTTTAACAATGTTTACACCTTCAACAAGTACTCGATCTTGTTTTGGGAAAGCTGCTAAAACAACACCTTCTTTACCTTTATCTTTACCAGTAATTACTTTTACCTTGTCGCCCTTTTTTACATGCATTTTGTGTCGCACCTCCTTGATTGGTACTGTCATGAAATTAAAGAACTTCTGGAGCTAGAGAAACGATTTTCATGAAGTTGCTATCACGTAATTCACGTGCAACAGGTCCGAAAATACGTGTTCCACGAGGTGATTTGTCGTCTTTGATAATAACGCAAGCATTCTCATCAAATTTAATGTAAGTACCATCTTTACGACGTACACCTGACTTAGTACGTACAACAACAGCCTTTACAACGTCACCTTTTTTGACAACGCCTCCTGGTGTTGCTTTCTTAACTGTACAAACGACGATATCACCGATGTTTGCAGTTTTACGTCCAGAACCACCAAGTACTTTGATTGTTAAGACTTCACGAGCACCTGAGTTGTCAGCAACTTTCATACGACTTTCTTGTTGGATCATTTAGGTTACCTCCCTTCGGAATATGAATATCCGAAAATGTTATTAAATAATAACCGCTTTTTCTACGATTTCCACTAGGCGGAAACGCTTTGTAGCTGAAAGTGGGCGAGTTTCCATGATACGTACGATATCACCGATTTTCGCTTCATTTAATTCATCATGAGCTTTGAATTTTTTAGAGTATTTTACACGTTTACCGTATAATTTGTGTTTCTTATATGTTTCTACAAGAACAGTTACTGTTTTATCCATCTTGTCAGAAACAACACGGCCAGTGTAAACTTTGCGTTGATTACGCTCAGTCATCCTCTCGAACCTCCTTTATCAGTTATTTGCACTGATTTCTCTTTCACGAATCACAGTTTTCATACGAGCTATCGCTTTACGAACCTCACGAATGCGAGCTGTGTTTTCTAATTGACCAGTCGCCAATTGGAAGCGAAGGTTGAAAAGCTCTTCTTTCAGTGATTTCACTTTTAATTCAATTTCAGAAGTGGCAAGGTCACGAATTTCATTAGCTTTCATTAGATTCACCACCAGTTTCTTGACGTTTAACTATTTTACATTTAACAGGAAGTTTGTGTGATGCTAGGCGAAGCGCTTCACGTGCGATCTCTTCAGATACACCAGCGATTTCGAACATTACTTTTCCTGGTTTTACAACTGCAACCCATCCTTCAGGTGAACCTTTACCGCTACCCATACGTACCTCAAGAGGCTTTTTCGTATATGGTTTATGCGGGAAGATTTTAATCCATACTTTACCGCCACGTTTCATGTAACGTGTCATTGCAATACGGGCTGCTTCGATTTGACGGTTTGTAATCCAACTTGCTGTTTGAGCTTGTAGGCCCCATTCACCAAAAGTTACTTCTTTACCGCCTTTTGCTTCACCACGCATATTCCCACGGTGTTCACGACGATATTTTACGCGTTTTGGTAATAACATATTATTTGCCTCCTTCCACAGAGTTCTTCTTCGTAGGAAGGACCTCACCACGGTAAATCCATACTTTAACACCTAATTTACCATACGTTGTGTCAGCTTCTGCGTGAGCATAGTCAATGTCTGCACGAAGAGTATGAAGTGGAACAGTTCCTTCGCTGTAGTGTTCAGCACGCGCGATATCAGCGCCACCTAAACGACCAGATACTTGTGTTTTAATTCCTTTTGCACCAGCACGAATTGTGCGTTGGATTGCTTGTTTTTGAGCACGGCGGAATGATACGCGGTTCTCAAGTTGACGAGCGATGTTTTCTGCTACTAAACGAGCATCAAGATCTGCTTTTTTAATTTCAACGATATTAATGTGTACACGTTTACCAGTTGTATCGCTAAGGTATTTACGTAGGTTCTCTACTTCTTGACCGCCTTTACCGATTACCATACCTGGTTTCGCTGTGTGAATTGTAATGTTTACGCGATTTGCAGCGCGTTCGATTTCCACTTTAGAAACAGCAGCTTCTTTTAAAGCAGATTCGATATATTTACGAATTTTAATATCTTCATGAAGTAAAGTCGCATAGTCTTTTTCAGCGTACCATTTTGACTCCCAATCACGAATAATACCAACTCGTAATCCTATTGGATGTACTTTTTGACCCACGGATTAACCCTCCTTCTTCTCAGATACCACGATCGTAATGTGGCTTGTGCGTTTGTTTATAGCGCTAGCACGTCCTTGCGCACGTGGACGGAAACGTTTTAATGTTGGACCTTCGTCAACAAAAACTTCAGAAATAACTAGGTTGTTTACATCTAATTCATAGTTATGCTCAGCATTAGCAACTGCAGATTTTAACACTTTTTCAACGACTGGAGACGCCGCTTTTGGAGTATGACGTAAAATTGCAACTGCTTCACCAACTTGCTTACCTCGGATTAAGTCTACAACTAGACGAACTTTACGAGGAGCGATACGCACTGTGCGAGCGATAGCTTTAGCTTGTGTCATTATTAATTACCTCCTCTCAAAATTAGCGTCTTGTTTTCTTGTCATCCGCACCGTGACCTTTGTAAGTACGAGTTGGTGCGAACTCGCCTAATTTGTGACCTACCATATCTTCAGTAACATATACAGGTACATGTTTACGTCCATCATACACTGCAATTGTTAATCCAACAAAGTTTGGGAAGATAGTAGAACGGCGAGACCAAGTTTTAATAACTTGTTTTTTCTCAGAACTCTCTTGTGCTTCGACCTTTTTCATTAAATGATCATCGACAAAAGGTCCTTTTTTCAGACTGCGACCCATTTAGGAACCTCCCTCCGTGACAATACCACGGCCGGTTTACCGAACCGTAGTTCCATCACTTATTTTTTACGACCACGAATAATTAACTTATTAGTTTTATTCTTTTTCTTACGAGTTTTGTAACCAAGAGCCGGTTTGCCCCAAGGTGTCATTGGAGATTTACGTCCGATTGGAGAACGTCCTTCACCACCACCGTGTGGGTGATCATTAGGGTTCATTACAGAACCACGTACAGTTGGGCGTTTACCTAACCAACGAGTACGACCCGCTTTACCAATGTGGATAAGTTCGTGTTGTTCATTACCTACTTGACCGATTGTAGCGCGGCAAGTTGCTAATACTAAACGTACTTCACCAGATTGTAAACGAACGATTACATATTTACCTTCACGTCCAAGCACTTGCGCAGAAGTACCAGCAGAACGTACTAATTGTCCGCCTTTACCAGGTTTCAACTCGATGTTATGGATTGTTGTACCCATTGGAATGTTTGCAAGTGGTAATGCATTACCTACTTTAATATCAGCTTCTGGTCCAGAAACGATAGTTTGACCTACTTCTAACCCTTTTGGAGCTAGGATGTATGCTTTTTCACCATCAGCGTAATTGATTAATGCAATGTTTGCTGAGCGGTTTGGATCATATTCGATAGTGGCAACGCGTCCAGGAATGCCATCTTTCAAACGTTTAAAGTCAATAATACGATATTGACGTTTGTGACCACCACCGTGATGACGAACAGTAATTTTACCTTGGTTGTTACGACCAGCTTTGCGTTTTTTAGGTGCAAGCAATGATTTCTCAGGTTTTGTTGCAGTAATTTCCGCAAAGTCAGATGACGTCATGTTACGACGACCATTTGAGGTTGGTTTATACTTTTTAATCGCCATGTGTTTTCCCTCCTTCTTGATTGTTCATATCTAATCCTGACGGATCTATATATTAGAAGATTTCGATTTCGTTAGAATCAGCAGTTAATTTTACGATTGCTTTACGACGTTTGTTTGTGTAGCCACCGAATTTACCAACGCGTTTGTATTTACCTTTGTAGTTCATGATGTTGACTTTTTCAACTTTCACTCCAAAGATTTCTTCAACAGCGTCTTTCACTTCAGTTTTGTTAGCACGAACATCAACTTCGAAAGTGTACTTTTTCTCAGCCATAAGCTCAGAAGAACGCTCAGTAATGACCGGACGTTTAATTATATCACGTGCTTCCATTATCCAAGCACCTCCTCAACTTTTTCTACTGCAGCTTTTGTAAATACAACTTTTTCGTGACCTACAAGATCAAGAACGTTGATTCCTGAAGCTGTTAATACTGTTACGCCTGGGATGTTACGTGCAGATAACGCAACGTTCTCATCTACTTCAGCAGTAACAAATAATGCTTTTTTGTTTAGGTTTAAGTTACCTAAGATTGCTTTAAAGTCTTTTGTTTTTGGTGCATTTAATTGTAATGCATCAAGAACGATGAAGTTTTGTTCTCCAACTTTAGCTGATAAAGCTGATTTAAGAGCTAAACGGCGAACTTTCTTTGGTAATTTATAGCTATAGCTTCTTGGAGTTGGTCCGAATACTGTACCACCACCACGCCATTGTGGAGAGCGGATAGATCCTTGACGAGCACGACCAGTTCCTTTTTGACGCCATGGTTTACGTCCACCACCAGCAACTTCAGAACGGTTTTTTACTTTATGATTACCTTGACGTAGAGAAGCGCGTTGAGCGATTACTGCGTCGAATAATACTGCTTCATTTGGCTCGATTCCGAAAATCGCATCGTTTAATTCGATTTCACCAACTGAAGCACCAGTTTGACTAAGTACAGATACCTTTGTCATTCCTGTTTCCTCCTTTCTTCAAGAGATTATTTAGATTTTACAGCTGATTTCACTGTAACTAATGCTTTTTTAGAACCAGGAACATTACCTTTAACAAGTAGTAAGTTACGCTCTGCATCAACTTTAACGATTTCTAAGTTTTGGATTGTAACTACATTTCCACCCATTTGACCAGGTAATTTCTTTTGTTTAAATACGCGGTTCGGAGCAACTGGCCCCATTGAACCAGGACGACGGTGATAACGAGAACCGTGAGCCATTGGTCCGCGAGATTGTCCGTGGCGTTTAATTACACCTTGGAAACCTTTACCTTTAGTCACTCCAGTTACATCAACAACATCGCCTTCAGCGAAAATTTCTACTTTGACTTCTTGACCAACTTCGTACTCTGCAACGTTTGCGTTACGGAATTCACGAATGAAGCGCTTAGGAGCAGTATTCGCTTTTGCTACGTGACCTTGTTGTGGTTTGTTTGAAAGCTTAACGCGCTTATCTTCAAAACCAACTTGGATTGCTTCGTAGCCATCAGTTTCAACAGTTTTCTTTTGAAGAACTACGTTTGGACTAGCTTCAATAACTGTTACAGGGATTAAATCTCCGTTTTCAGCGAAAACTTGTGTCATACCAATTTTTCTACCTAAGATTCCTTTAGTCATTTGTCACACCTCCTGTGATATTTAAAAAGTTTCTATTTGTTTTTACCATTAAAGTTTGATTTCAATATCAACGCCAGATGGTAAGTCAAGTTTCATTAACGCATCAACAGTTTGTGGTGTTGGGTTAATGATGTCGATCAAACGTTTATGCGTACGCATTTCGAATTGTTCACGAGAATCTTTATACTTGTGAACAGCACGTAGAATTGTGTACACAGACTTTTCAGTTGGTAACGGGATCGGACCTGATACACTTGCACCTGAACGTTTAGCAGTTTCCACAATTTTCTCAGCAGATTGATCTAAAACACGGTGATCATACGCTTTTAAACGGATACGAATCTTTTGTTTTGCCATAATTTTCCCTCCTTCTCGCCTATTTTCTAGACATTCTCCACGGAAATTTCCCACGCACTCGCCATGGCAAAGCGGCCGGGTGTGTCGGCAACCTCCCGCTTCATCGCAGTCAAAGACCAACATTCAAAATTATACACAATAAAAAAAGAATAAGCAAGGATTTTTTGCTAAATTCTTTTCTATTTATAAATGCTTAATTTCTGTTTGTTATCTTTTACTCTAGACTTTTATCAGTATATAGAATATATATTTTGGAATCAATTGTTTTCCTTATTTTTTATCCTGGTAATTTAAACTAACTTATAATTTACAATTTCACGAATCAACAACTATATGTTATGCTGACGATCTTTGTTAATTAAAAAATGGTTTCCGTACAAATACGGAAACCATTTTTTATTATAGGACAAATACAATTGCAATCCATCCAAAGATAACTAATGGAATATTATAAAAGATAAATGTAGGAACAACTGAGTCCCAAATATGATTATGCTGTCCATCTACATTTAGTCCTGATGTTGGACCTAAAGTTGAATCAGAAGCTGGTGAACCAGCATCACCTAATGCACCTGCTGTACCAATTAATGCTATGATTGCAAGTTCACTTAACCCTAGTTCTAAAGCAATCGGAACAAATATAGCTGCAATGATAGGAATTGTCGCAAATGAAGAACCTATACCCATTGTAACTATTAATCCAATAATTAGCATAAGTAGAACGGCAAAGTTTATATTTCCATCTAAGATACCTAAAGTATCTGTTACTAGCTTCTCAACATGACCGGTAGCATTTACAACTGAAGAGAAGCCATTTGCAGAAATAATTACAAATCCGATAAACGCCATCAAGCGCATACCATCTGATAATATGACATCAGCATCATTCCACTTTAATGCACCCGTTATATATAACACAATAATTCCTGTAAGTGCTCCAATAATCATCGATTCTGTTGTTACTTGAACAATTACCGCTGCAATTAGAGCTAACAAAGTAAAAAATATATTTCTAGTTTTTATTGAAACATCGATATGAACACTATCAGCTTCGGAAATATCTTTGTACTTTCTAGATTTACGATAGAAGAAGAACGCCAAAACTAAGCCAAATACCATACCTAATGCCGGAATAGCCATAGCTACTGGGATCTGTGAAATACTAATTTCCAAACCTGATAACGACATCTGTGTTGCAACAATATCTGCATAAATGAAACCAAATCCATACGGTAAGAATATATATGGTGTAATTAAACCAAAAGTTAGTATACATGCTATCAATCGTCGATCTATCTCTAACATGTTCAATATCTTCAAAATTGGAGGAACCAATAAAGGTATGAAAGCAATATGAATTGGAATTAAGTTTTGTGAAAAGATTGCCATTAATAATAAGAAAAGGAAAATAAGCACTTTAACTAAAACCTTTTTCCCCGACGCTCCATTTTGCTGAACCACTTTTAATATACTATTAATTAGTAATTCTGTGATACCTGTTTTAGAAATCGCAACTGCAAATGCGCCTAATAGCCCGTAGCTTAAGGCAACTTGTGCACCTCCGCCTAATCCGGCTTGAAATGCTTCAATTGTTTCTGCAATTGTCATACCACCTGTTAAACCACCGACTAGTGCTCCAATAACTAGTGATATGACAACGTTTACTTTAAGTAAACTTAACACTAACATAACGACTACTGCTATAATTACTGCATTCATTATTATACCTCACACTTTCACTTGCTAAATTAATGATGTACTAAAGTGTAAACCGTATAATAGAATATGTCAATCTGATTTGGAATCGTTGTAATTTTCGGTTAATTAATAAAAACTACAACGTTCCTTTTTAACTATAATGAGCTTTTAACAATCTTTTTATAGTACTGAGTAGACAGTACCGCAAAAATTGCATACATAATAATATATACACTCATCGTAATAATAACCGGTGCTTCGAATTCTGTACCAAACAACCACCAACCCGATTTAACTGCAAAGTAACTATGCAGTAAACCTATGATTAATGGCACACCAAAACTAAATAACTGTTTAGCATAAATACCTCTCATTAGGTCCGATGTTGAGAACCCTATTTTTCTTAATGTCGTATAAGATTCTTTTTCATCTTCCGCCTCAGCCATCTGTTTGAAATATAATATACTTCCTGTTGTTAACAGGAAAGCTAAACCTAAAAAGGCAGAAACAAAGATGGTCATTCCAAAAGTTGCGATATTTGCTTTTCGAGTTTGCTCATAGGAGTCTGGAACATCCATAAATGGATGCCCCTCAACAATCTCCCTTTCAAATTGTCTTTGTTCTGCAGTGTTTTCAAAAATACTCTCTGCTATTTCTACTTCACTTCTATTCAATAAGTTTATCCCTATTTGAGTTGTTACTGTTGGTTGTACCGATTCATTTAACTCTAAATCATTGAATAGTTTGTCTGTTACTACCAGAACAGGACTTCCCCCAGCTACAGAGCTGGATAATAAGTAATCTTCACGAATGTCTGTAATATACAATGGAATTTCTAAATCGCCTGCATGAACGATAATATTTTTTTCCTTTTCAAGCGGTAATATTTCGGATAATACATTCACATAGCTTGTTAAAAAGGCTTCTCCTTCATCAATCAATACATCGGGTTGAACTTTATGAAAATCGCTCAATGAAATGACTGGTGTCTCTACTTGTTGACTAAACAACGGGCTATCTTTTAAGTTTCCACTTACCAATTCTTTCAAATTGATTGTAACTTCTGAAATGCTATACTCTTCTGTTTCATATTTAATGCCTTCCTGAGAAAGCCGATCTAAAAATTCTAATCCTTGGTTGTTAATTAAAATATAATCATAAGGAGAAGATTGCCTTGCATTAACTCCCGAAGAATAATAAGAAATATAAGATAAACTTGCAATTCCTATTGCTAGAGCAGTTAATGTGGTAATTAAAGTCAATGATTTTGCATTTGATTTCATGCGATGCATAATAGGCGTTACTGCCAATACATCAATAACAGTTAAATGACCTTTTTTTCTAACTCTAATCATATTCATAATAAATGCAACTGAGAAACGGAAGAATAAAAACGTACCCAAAATTGTCGATGCAAGAATAAGAAGCATATTTAAAAATAAATTTTTCATTGCACCTTCATCTTCAATGCTAAACAAACGTGTTGATTCGTAATAACCATATGCTACGAGCAAAATTCCAAGTAAACCCATAATAATTTGAAATAAACTAAATCGTTTGATTCGTTCATCTGCCTTCTTTGATGCAGTAAAAAGAGATAATAAAGTAACTCTATTGATCATCCAAATCATTTGAATTAAGATCACAACTAATAAAATGGCAAATATAATTGAAGATTGTTTTAATGCTTCAATTGAGAACGACAGTTCAACCATTGCCTCTATCTCTACTATGCGTAGAAGGATCATGGCGAATATACGAGAACTTAAATATCCAACTAACATACCAATTCCAACAGCTACTACAAACAAGAGAATGTTCTCAAGCGCGATTAACCTTACAATTAGCCCCTTTGTCATTCCAATTAACTGATACAAGCCAATTTCCTTACTTCTTCTCTTCATAAATAGATGATTTGCGTATAGTACAAAAAATGTAACAATAAAGTAAAGGACATAACTAGCCGCCTCAAACCCGGCTGTAGCAGTTCCACTTTCCTCCAGGGCCTGTTGAACGGATGGATTTGCATGTAATGTTGTAAATGAAAAACATAAGGTAACACTAAAGATTAGCGCAAAAAAGTATAAATAGTAATGCTTTAAATTTTTTCGTATACTTCTCAGAAAAAGTTTACTAAGCGTCATAACCGTCACCACCCAGTACACTTTGGGTACTTAAAATTTGTTGGAAAAATTGATTGCGTGTCTTATCTCCACGATATAACTCTGTATAGATCTGACCGTCCTTTAAAAATAGCACTCTTGAACAGAAGCTGGCTGCAACCGAATCGTGTGTGACCATCATGATGGTTACAGACTTTTGTTGATTAATGTTCTCTAAATTAGTAAGCAAAGCTGTTGCTGATTTCGAATCTAACGCTCCTGTTGGCTCATCTGCAAAAACTAAGGTTGGATTTGCGATGAGTGCTCGTGCTGCCGATGTTCTTTGTTTCTGCCCACCCGATATTTCATTCGGGTATTTACTTAAAACATCTGAGATTCCTAATAAACTTACAATTTCTTTTAAACGATTTTCTGCAACAACTTTTGGGAGTTTACTAATGGATAATGGAAGTAAAATATTTTCCTTTACCGTTAACGTATCAAGTAAATTGTAATCCTGAAAAATAAATCCAAGTTGTTCACGTCTAAAATCTGCTAATGCTTTCTCCTTCATCTCTCTTAAATTTTGTCCATTAATTTCAACAATTCCTTCTGTTGGAAAGTCTATAGAACATAAAACATTTAATAGGGTTGTCTTACCAGATCCAGAAGGACCCATAATTCCTACAAATTCACCTTCATTTACTTCTATATCTATTCCTTTTAACACTTCTTGTGCATTAGACTTTTTTCCATATATTTTTCTTACTTTACGTCCAATTAAGACTGCCATAAATACGCTCCTCTCTTTATCTAATTTCATTTTACCCTTTCACACATTCTTCTTCCTTCGTTCTTGATGACAAAATAAAATGGTAGGTGACAATTTTGTCATCTACCAATCATTTGTTCATGATATTCATTTTTATTAGGAAATTGTAAGGTGAAGATTGATCCTTCGTTTTCCTTAGATTGAACAAGTATCTTTATTCCAAGCTTTCTTGCTGCATTATCAGCAAGATATAACCCCATCCCAGTAGATTGAACAGATTCTCTACCAACTGTACCAGTAAATGATTTTTGAAAAACTCTCGGGAGATCTTCCTTTGAAATTCCTATACCCTGATCTTCAATATGAAGTAGTAAATGTTCGTTTTCATCAACTTGTGTATAAAACTGAATTTCTGTATTTTCATAACTATATTTAATAGCGTTGGATAAAATTTGTCTTATTATAAACGACAACCACTTTTTATCTGTAATAACCTCAAGATTTAACCCTTCAAGTTGAAAACCAATCCCTTTTTCAATACACCAGGACTGAAATTCTCTAATTTCTTTATGGATGATTGCTTTTAAATTAAGCTTCTCAAATTTGTTATCCTTCTCAATTGTAACTAGCCGTGAATTATGTAACTGTTGATCTAGCAAGTAATTAATTCGAAGCCATTCTTTCTCAATTTTATGGCGACTTTTACTTTCATCTATTTGCTCAATCATTAATTTCATAGCCGTAAGGGGTGTCTTCATTTCATGAATCCAAGCTAACACATCTTCTGTATCTTCTTGAACTTTTATTTTTATTTCGTTTAACTGTGATTCTTTTTTTTGGACTACCTGAAATAGATATTTTATATATTTTCTTTGAAATGGTGATAATGTATCTATTTGTACTTCTCTAAAATTATTATTATTTTCAAATATATTTCCTAGGAAATTTCTTAATTGATTCGTTTCTTTTTTATATCTCCAAACGAGAAACAATATGAATAAGGAAAGAACTATTAGATTAAAGTAACTCACCGAAATCCCTGAAAATCCTATATCAAGATAAAATAACAGATTAATTATAAGTAGTAGCGTAATAAAGAAAACTATCCAGGCACAGCGCTCTCTTAAGTATAACGTTAACATAGTTCACCTCATCAAACTTACAGCCATATAACCTAGACCCTTTTTCGTGATAATGACATCTTTAAGACCAATTT carries:
- a CDS encoding sensor histidine kinase, with the translated sequence MLTLYLRERCAWIVFFITLLLIINLLFYLDIGFSGISVSYFNLIVLSLFILFLVWRYKKETNQLRNFLGNIFENNNNFREVQIDTLSPFQRKYIKYLFQVVQKKESQLNEIKIKVQEDTEDVLAWIHEMKTPLTAMKLMIEQIDESKSRHKIEKEWLRINYLLDQQLHNSRLVTIEKDNKFEKLNLKAIIHKEIREFQSWCIEKGIGFQLEGLNLEVITDKKWLSFIIRQILSNAIKYSYENTEIQFYTQVDENEHLLLHIEDQGIGISKEDLPRVFQKSFTGTVGRESVQSTGMGLYLADNAARKLGIKILVQSKENEGSIFTLQFPNKNEYHEQMIGR
- a CDS encoding FtsX-like permease family protein; this translates as MTLSKLFLRSIRKNLKHYYLYFFALIFSVTLCFSFTTLHANPSVQQALEESGTATAGFEAASYVLYFIVTFFVLYANHLFMKRRSKEIGLYQLIGMTKGLIVRLIALENILLFVVAVGIGMLVGYLSSRIFAMILLRIVEIEAMVELSFSIEALKQSSIIFAILLVVILIQMIWMINRVTLLSLFTASKKADERIKRFSLFQIIMGLLGILLVAYGYYESTRLFSIEDEGAMKNLFLNMLLILASTILGTFLFFRFSVAFIMNMIRVRKKGHLTVIDVLAVTPIMHRMKSNAKSLTLITTLTALAIGIASLSYISYYSSGVNARQSSPYDYILINNQGLEFLDRLSQEGIKYETEEYSISEVTINLKELVSGNLKDSPLFSQQVETPVISLSDFHKVQPDVLIDEGEAFLTSYVNVLSEILPLEKEKNIIVHAGDLEIPLYITDIREDYLLSSSVAGGSPVLVVTDKLFNDLELNESVQPTVTTQIGINLLNRSEVEIAESIFENTAEQRQFEREIVEGHPFMDVPDSYEQTRKANIATFGMTIFVSAFLGLAFLLTTGSILYFKQMAEAEDEKESYTTLRKIGFSTSDLMRGIYAKQLFSFGVPLIIGLLHSYFAVKSGWWLFGTEFEAPVIITMSVYIIMYAIFAVLSTQYYKKIVKSSL
- a CDS encoding ABC transporter ATP-binding protein — its product is MAVLIGRKVRKIYGKKSNAQEVLKGIDIEVNEGEFVGIMGPSGSGKTTLLNVLCSIDFPTEGIVEINGQNLREMKEKALADFRREQLGFIFQDYNLLDTLTVKENILLPLSISKLPKVVAENRLKEIVSLLGISDVLSKYPNEISGGQKQRTSAARALIANPTLVFADEPTGALDSKSATALLTNLENINQQKSVTIMMVTHDSVAASFCSRVLFLKDGQIYTELYRGDKTRNQFFQQILSTQSVLGGDGYDA